The DNA sequence GCGCATAACGCCATCCCCAGCGCAAAGCGCCACGCCCACCCACCACTTTCCACCCGCGTGGAATCCATTGCATCCTCCCTGTACAAGCGTACGATAAGCCCGCGACAAGGTTTCCTGCAAGCAATGATGTTATGGCGATGTTGTGGCGCCGGCACATTCCGGGAACAAGCTATCGCATCCATCGGAACTGCCAATCCCGTGCCGGGATAGAAAGCGGTCCGGGCTTGTCAATATGACTCTCTCCTTGCCTGCGAAAGGAATGTCATGAGCGACAAGCGCCCGACCCTCACCACCCGCCAAGGCCATCCTGTCAGCGACAACCAGTCGCTGCGCTCGGTGGGCGAACGCGGCCCGGCCACGCTGGAAAATTACCAGTTCATCGAAAAGATCACGCACTTCGACCGCGAGCGCGTGCCGGAGCGCGTGGTGCATGCGCGCGGCACCGGCGCGCACGGTTATTTCGAAGCCTACGGCAAGATCGGCAACGAGCCGGCTTCCAGGTACACGCGGGCGAAGGTGCTCAACCAGACCGGCGTGCGCACGCCGGCGTTCGTGCGCTTCTCGACCGTCATCGGCGGCAAGGACTCGCCGGAAACGGCGCGCGATCCGCGCGGCTTCGCGGTGAAGCTGAAAACCGTCGACGGCAACTGGGACCTGGTCGGCAACAACCTGAAACTCTTTTTCATCCGCGACGCGATCAAGTTTCCCGACATGATCCATGCCTTCAAGCCCGACCCGGTGACCAACCGCCAGGAGCCGTGGCGCTTCTACGATTTCGTGTCGCAGTCGCCGGAGACGCTGCATATGCTGACGTGGGTGAAAAGCCCGTGGGGCATCCCGGCCAACTACCGCGAAATGGAAGGCGCGGGCGTCAACACCTACAAGCTGGTCAACGACCAGGGGGTGGCACACCTGGTCAAATTCCACTGGCGTCCGAAACAGGGCGTGCGCAATCTGACGGCGGTACAGGCGGCCGACATCCAGGCGCATGATGTGGGCCATGCGACGAAAGACTTGTACGAAGCGATCGCGCGCGGCGATTTTCCGGAGTGGGAATTCTGCGTGCAGCTGATGACCGACGGCGGCCACCCGGAACTCGACTTCGACCCGCTGGACGATACCAAGCTCTGGCCGGAGGACAAGTTCCCGCTGCTGCCGGCAGGCCGCATGGTGCTCGACCGTAATCCCGACAATGTCTTCGCCGAGACGGAGCAATCGGCCTTCGGCACAGGCGTCCTGGTCGATGGCGTGGATTTTTCGGACGACAAGATGCTGCAGGGGCGCACGCTGTCGTACTCGGACACGCAGCGCTACCGGGTCGGGCCGAACTACCTGCAATTGCCGGTCAACGCGCCGCAGGAAAAGGCGCACGCACGCACCAACCAGCGCGACGGCCAGATGGCCTATTACGTCGACACGGATGCCGGCAACAAGCACATCAACTACGAGCCGAGCACCGTCGGCGGCCTGCAGGAAGCGCCCCGGCCGGACAAGGAATATCACCAGTGGGTGGAAGGCCACCTCGGGCGCTACCAGACCTCGCGCACGACCGACGACTACCGGCAAGCCGGCGAGCGCTACCGCACGTTCAGTGATGGGGAGCGCGAGGAACTGATCGCCAACATCGGCGGCGACCTGCGGCAATGTCCGGAATCGATCCAGCTGCGCATGGTGTGGCACCTGTGGCATTGCGACGAGGACTACGGCCGGCGCGTAGCGCAAGCCGCCGGCGTCGATCTTGAGAAAGCCAAGGCGCTGCCGCCGCTACCGGGGAAGCCGGCGCCCCACGAACGGCGCGCGGCGGCGACCTACACCAGCGGCAAGGCCGAGGAAGCCGCGCCGGCCAAGTAGCAACTACCGGCCGTCCTGCGGGAAGAAAGCCAGGGCGGCCGGGCGCCTTCCCTGGCTCAGCGAGCGAGCGGATTGGGCGTCGGTTCCGCCAGCTTGAGCAGCGTATTGCGGTCCGTATGGTGGAACGGTTCGTCCTTGCCGCGGATTATCATCACCGTGTCTTCGTCGTACGACCAGCTGCCGTCGGTGTTGATCGTCACCTTGATGCGGTATTCCACCGTGTTGAATGCGTAATCGAGGAAGGGATTGGAGCGAATGCCCCAGTTATCCGACTCCTTGCGGGCGACCAGCTCGAAGCTGGTGGCATCCGCGCTCGCGCTGCCGCTGGCCATGGCGATCTGCCCGCGCGGGATCGCCAGCGTCTGGATGACAGTGCCGCTGGCCGGCTCCCACAGCCAGTAGCCGACCTGGTCGTGGTATGTCTTGACCTGGTCGGGCTTGGTCACATGGGTGTGATAGCGCAGGCCGTAAAACAATTGCGGGCCATTGGTGACCGGGTCGATCGGCTGCAGCTCGATGCGCTCGACGAAAGCTTGCTTGCGCGCGCCGTCGGCCTTGGGCTTGACATCCAGCCCGCGCGTGCCCTGCCACACGCCGGCCATGCCGCGCAGGGGGCCAAGATTGGCGAGGGTGTCGACGTCGATGCCGGACGGTTCGGTAAAGATATCTTCTGGAAAATCGTTCATGGTGTCGTTGAGAAGTCAGACGATGAATCCGAGGTAAGGCGATTGTAGAGGCAAAATATTGCCTACGCTTAAGCACCAAGCCGGCATCCGGCGAAATATGATAGGCTGTCCCGCTTAGTTTCCTATAGGCATTTTTCCCGGCCCTGCCCGGCTGCGGCTTAACGCATTGTCATCGCCATGAATTCCGGTCCCGACGCGGCGCGTCCCGTCCCGCGCTCTCCCACCCATCTGTTTGTCGCCTTCACGCTGCTCGCGCTGCAGGGTTTCGGCGGCGTGCTGGCGATCGTGCAGCGCGAGCTGGTCGAGCGCAGGCGCTGGCTGACGCAGGAAGAGTTCCTGGAAGACTGGGCCGTCGCGCAGATCATGCCGGGGCCAAACGTGGTGAATATTTCATTGATGATCGGCGCACGCCATTTCGGCCTGCGCGGCGCCCTGGCCGCGCTGGCCGGCATGCTGCTGGTGCCGCTGGCGGTCTTGCTGCTGGTGGCGCTGTTTTACGCCCGCTACGCCGACTACCCGGCCATGGCAGGCGCGCTGCGCGGCATGGGCTCGGTGGCGGCCGGCCTGATCGCGGCGACCGGCTTGAAGCTGTTCGGCGCATTGAAGAAGAACGTGCTCGGCCTGGGCACCTGCGTCGTCTTGTTCAGCCTGGCTTTGGTGGCCATAGCGCTGCTGCGCGTGCCGCTCGTGTACGTGCTGCTGGTGCTGGGCGGCGCCGCCTGCGTGCTGGCCTACCGGAAGCTGGCGCCATGAACGAGGCGCTGCACCTGTCCCTGGGCTGGAGCGACTGGCTCCATCTGTTCCTGCATTACCTGTCGCTGTCGCTGCTGGCGGTGGGCGGCGCGATCACGACGGTGCCGGAAATGCACCGCTATCTGGTGAATGAACAGCATTGGCTCACCGATGCGCAGTTCAATGCGTCGGTATCGATCGCCCAGGCCGCGCCCGGGCCGAACGTGCTGTTCGTCGCGCTCATGGGATGGAATGTGGGCATGAATGCCGGCGGCATCTGGCCGGCGCTGCTCGGCGTATGCGCGACCATGGCCGGCATCCTGATCCCCAGCACCACTCTGACCTATCTTGCAGCGCGCTGGGGCCAGCGCAACCGCGAACTGCGCGCGGTGCGCGCTTTCAAGCAGGGCATGGCGCCGATCGTGGTCGCGCTGCTGGTCGCCACCGGCTGGATCCTTGCCAGCGCCAACGGCAATCCGCTCGAAAACTGGCGCCAGTGGATGCTGACGATTGCCGTCACCCTGCTCATCTGGCGCACCCGGCTGCACCTGCTGTGGCAGCTGGGCGCGGGGGCACTGCTGGGCGCGTTCGGCTTCGTCTGAGCGGCCATGCCGGCCGCGCCGAACTCCATCCCTGAACCTGTCCTAGTCGCTCGCGCCGTGTTCCTGGTACGAGGCCGTCGGCTGGACGCGCCACTTGCCGCGCACCCACTGGGGCGGCGGCTGGATGCGTCCCTTGCGGATCCAGCAGCGCAGCGCATACATGCTGGGCGCGTATTCTCCATAAACCAACGTCGCCCAATGCGTGAGCGGGATGCCGGATTCGGCTTCTGAAGCCATCGGTGTTTCCTCTTGTTTTTCGTTCTGGAGCGCACGGAAGGCGCACCGCGCGGCGCGTCTTCCGTGGCATGGCGGACAGGCTTACTTCGCCTGGCCGATCATGTAGTCGGCGGCGGCGATCACGTCCGCATCCGACAGGCTGGCGTTACCGCCCTTGGCCGGCATCACGCCCTTGCCCTTGAGGGCGGAAGCGTGCAGCGCGTCGGCGCCGGTCTTGATGCGCGGTGCCCATGCTGCCTTGTCGCCAATCTTCGGCGCGCCGGCCGCGCCGGTGGCGTGGCATGCGGCGCAGGTGGATTCATAGACGGCCTTGCCATCGGCGGCCATTGCTTGGGTGCCAGCAACCAACAAACCTGCAGCGATAGCGATACCGACAAAACTGGATTTCATCATTACTCTCCGGGGATTCAAAAGTCATCGAAACGCATGCCGCTCCCGGCATGCCATTGCCATAGAGCAATTGTCATGCCACGCAGACATGCGCCCGGAAAGGAGTTTTGAAGAGAAAAGCGCTTGATTCAAATCAAGCGGTTCTTGAATCTGCAAAAGAATGGCGGGAGTTTTCCCGAAGAGCAATCAATCAGGCCGCCACGCCCGCTTATTCTTCCAGCCCGCCACCGAATTCGGCGGCCGCCTTGGCGGCCCACAGCGCTTCGTTGTACGAGCCGAAAGGCGCGTCGTAACTGTCGACGGCGCCATCGTCGCCGACAAAATTGGTCCACCAGCCGTCGCCTTCCTGTACCAGGGCAATATCACCCGGCCGGCATTGGCCGGCGATCGTTTCGCCGGCGGCGAGCGTGACGATGTTGACGTTGCGGTGCGTGATCGTGGTTGCCATGCAAGCTCCTTTGCGGCGCGAAGATCGGGCCGATAGTGTAATCCCGCGGCCGGCACACTGGCGTCAGGCCGATTTCCTTTGGCTGGCGGCGCCGACCGCGCGCACGGCATACGGCTCGAACAGGCTCATGACTTGCGCGAAGCCCCAGCCGATGTGCTCGCGCGTGACCTGCTCGACGTTGTGGCGCGAATGCAGGTAGTCCAGCCAGTAGCTCGACACGATCCAGGCGTTGACCACCAGCCGCTCGATCTCGCCGCTCGTGGCCTTGAGCAGGCCGGCATCGGCCATCTGCTGCAGCGCGCGCCGCACGTCGGCCTGCCCGCGCTCGGCCAGCGCCATGCCCTTGCCGTGCAGCGCGGGCGCCATGCGCTTGATGGCGGCCGTGTCGCGGTAAAAGAAGCGCCATTCCCACATCAGGTTGAACCACTTCTCCAGGTAGCCGGGTCCGACGTCGTGCGCGGCCGGCGGCGCGTTGGCCACGTCGTCGAGCGCCGCCTCGAATTGCTCGAACAGCGCCACCAGGATGTCTTCCTTCTTCTTGAAGTAGTAATACAGGTTGCCTTCGTTGATGCCGACGGTGCGCGCGATTTCGGCGGTGGTGACCGCCGCCGGGTTGGATTCATTGAACAAGCGCAAACATGTTGCAAGAATCCGGCCGCGCGTATTGAGGGCCTCTGAGGTCATGATTATCCTTTTGATGATTCTAAGGTATTCACCTTACACTGAATCTACACTGCAGGATCTGGCGCAGCGCAAGCCATTGTGGCACGCCCGGGCCGGAAGATCGCGCAAAAAATGTGTCCATCTGAAACGGACGGAGGAAGCGCATGGCATTCGAACTGAACAACAGCGTTGCCGTCGTCACCGGCGCGGCGCACGGCATCGGCGCCGCCCTGGCGCACGAACTGGCGCGCCGCGGCTGCCACCTGGCGCTGACGGACCGCGATACGCAGCAGCTGGCGCGCACCGCGCAGTCGGTGCGCGCGCTCGGCGTGCGCGTAAGCGAGCACTCGCTCGACATTGCCGACGCGGCTGCCGTCGCCGCCCTGCCCGCTGCCGTCCTCGCCCAGCACGGGCGCGCCAACCTGCTGATCAATAACGCCGGCGTGGCGCTGATGGGCAACATCGAACAGCTCGCGCTGGAAGAAATCGAATGGCTCATGGACATCAATTTCTGGGGCGTGGTGCGCACCACCAAGGCTTTCCTGCCGCTCCTGCGGCGCGAGGCGCAGGCCCACCTGGTGAACCTGTCGAGCGTGTTCGGACTGGTGGCGCCGGCCGGACAAGGCCCCTACTGCGCCAGCAAGTTCGCGGTGCGCGGCTTTACCGACGCGCTGCGCCACGAGCTGGCGGGCAGCGCGCTTTCCGTGTCGGTGGTGCACCCGGGCGGCATCCGGACCCGCATCGCGCACCGGGCGCGGCGCACCGCGCAGTTCAGCGACAGCGAGGCGCAACAGCTGGCGGACAAGTTCTTCCGGGAGGTGCGCACCACGCCCGAACAGGCGGCGCTGTGCATCGTGCGCGGCATCGAGGCCCGCGCGCCGCGCATCCTGGTCGGGCCGGATGCGCGCGTGCTCGACTGGCTGTCGCGCCTGGCGCCGCTGGGTTACTGGGCGCTGATCCGGCGCCTGTTCGAGACGCATGGCGTAGCCAACGCCCCCCTCCCTCTCGATGAAAAGAGGCCGTCATGAGCAGCTGGCAAGCCCGTTTCTTCAGCGCCCTGCTGCGCCGCACCTTCAAGCGCCGGCTGGCCGCGGCCGCCGACGCCGCCGGCGCGCGCCGCGTGCTCGGCGGCGTGGCCTACCGCGCGCCCAAGGATGTGACGATCACGCCGCACACGCTGGGCGGCGTGCCCGGCGAATGGGTCGAGTCGCGCGCCGGCGGCGGCAGCGTCACGCTGCTGTACCTGCACGGCGGCGGCTACTTCGCATGTTCGCCGCGCACCCACCGCGCGGTCACGA is a window from the Noviherbaspirillum sp. UKPF54 genome containing:
- a CDS encoding catalase; protein product: MSDKRPTLTTRQGHPVSDNQSLRSVGERGPATLENYQFIEKITHFDRERVPERVVHARGTGAHGYFEAYGKIGNEPASRYTRAKVLNQTGVRTPAFVRFSTVIGGKDSPETARDPRGFAVKLKTVDGNWDLVGNNLKLFFIRDAIKFPDMIHAFKPDPVTNRQEPWRFYDFVSQSPETLHMLTWVKSPWGIPANYREMEGAGVNTYKLVNDQGVAHLVKFHWRPKQGVRNLTAVQAADIQAHDVGHATKDLYEAIARGDFPEWEFCVQLMTDGGHPELDFDPLDDTKLWPEDKFPLLPAGRMVLDRNPDNVFAETEQSAFGTGVLVDGVDFSDDKMLQGRTLSYSDTQRYRVGPNYLQLPVNAPQEKAHARTNQRDGQMAYYVDTDAGNKHINYEPSTVGGLQEAPRPDKEYHQWVEGHLGRYQTSRTTDDYRQAGERYRTFSDGEREELIANIGGDLRQCPESIQLRMVWHLWHCDEDYGRRVAQAAGVDLEKAKALPPLPGKPAPHERRAAATYTSGKAEEAAPAK
- a CDS encoding FABP family protein; this translates as MNDFPEDIFTEPSGIDVDTLANLGPLRGMAGVWQGTRGLDVKPKADGARKQAFVERIELQPIDPVTNGPQLFYGLRYHTHVTKPDQVKTYHDQVGYWLWEPASGTVIQTLAIPRGQIAMASGSASADATSFELVARKESDNWGIRSNPFLDYAFNTVEYRIKVTINTDGSWSYDEDTVMIIRGKDEPFHHTDRNTLLKLAEPTPNPLAR
- a CDS encoding chromate transporter yields the protein MNSGPDAARPVPRSPTHLFVAFTLLALQGFGGVLAIVQRELVERRRWLTQEEFLEDWAVAQIMPGPNVVNISLMIGARHFGLRGALAALAGMLLVPLAVLLLVALFYARYADYPAMAGALRGMGSVAAGLIAATGLKLFGALKKNVLGLGTCVVLFSLALVAIALLRVPLVYVLLVLGGAACVLAYRKLAP
- a CDS encoding chromate transporter, with translation MNEALHLSLGWSDWLHLFLHYLSLSLLAVGGAITTVPEMHRYLVNEQHWLTDAQFNASVSIAQAAPGPNVLFVALMGWNVGMNAGGIWPALLGVCATMAGILIPSTTLTYLAARWGQRNRELRAVRAFKQGMAPIVVALLVATGWILASANGNPLENWRQWMLTIAVTLLIWRTRLHLLWQLGAGALLGAFGFV
- a CDS encoding TetR/AcrR family transcriptional regulator — protein: MTSEALNTRGRILATCLRLFNESNPAAVTTAEIARTVGINEGNLYYYFKKKEDILVALFEQFEAALDDVANAPPAAHDVGPGYLEKWFNLMWEWRFFYRDTAAIKRMAPALHGKGMALAERGQADVRRALQQMADAGLLKATSGEIERLVVNAWIVSSYWLDYLHSRHNVEQVTREHIGWGFAQVMSLFEPYAVRAVGAASQRKSA
- a CDS encoding SDR family oxidoreductase, with the translated sequence MAFELNNSVAVVTGAAHGIGAALAHELARRGCHLALTDRDTQQLARTAQSVRALGVRVSEHSLDIADAAAVAALPAAVLAQHGRANLLINNAGVALMGNIEQLALEEIEWLMDINFWGVVRTTKAFLPLLRREAQAHLVNLSSVFGLVAPAGQGPYCASKFAVRGFTDALRHELAGSALSVSVVHPGGIRTRIAHRARRTAQFSDSEAQQLADKFFREVRTTPEQAALCIVRGIEARAPRILVGPDARVLDWLSRLAPLGYWALIRRLFETHGVANAPLPLDEKRPS